In Aspergillus flavus chromosome 3, complete sequence, one genomic interval encodes:
- a CDS encoding C2H2 finger domain protein yields the protein MKSSGSKHFCCTICQRGFTRIDHLKRHHLRLTIYGTTTRTAPNEETERFPKLDKEAEGVMRANRSCQKRNLHCDNERNQVKEPELGGSASSKNDDQEPSSDRGSIKFLLNGGTDTFTEHWNLPPSNDRPRTLNDYQNSKSFEEADSSILEYSTKENYLEYTPTYVEPDPSALSFFHDTFLDFFNGPFGDPHRASNDPYTSGMAYQSMAPSTQSSDLRLTGQQPAYEHEAPFANAMIQAILTKVWSLRLDAKTQEEISEKLNFLLTPTRMRKYMALYFKYWQPNCPMIHVPTFDPRTVSLSLLTSVCFMGAKYTEDKRELDAAQRLVDFAELFVFSNGILSGENEISSTYYGVQNVDDDPSCWVQFQNLQAAFLMVICQYWSGSRTSRNRAMENRFSEVIKVARRMGLPTFQHGPEERLHEYLWIQRECRIRAINLISLLDCAFSFYSNYPCRLSHNEMECALPCVESVFESAHPFQEPNFELSRDITLSEAFQKLFEEESSRASSPSTSGSTVAETLAKLTILDTFMLIHLLYAFINTHMTLLATILPKSRVPHSQQLRNSRASSINSAIPEDSTLASIRIALSRWHDHWTRLRSTTSSHDWAAMGFYKNGYHFWLVSQLLITKKESVDVVMRMEVKCEDKLEQLKVLLKDDNE from the exons ATGAAATCCTCTGGAAGCAAGCACTTCTGCTGTACTATCTGCCAGCGAGGTTTCACCCGCATTGACCATCTCAAGCGCCACCATCTGCGCC TGACAATCTACGGGACCACTACGCGGACTGCGCCCAACGAGGAGACCGAAAGATTCCCGAAACTGGACAAAGAGGCAGAAGGCGTCATGCGTGCCAATCG TTCTTgtcagaaaagaaatctccATTGTGATAACGAGCGCAACCAAGTGAAAGAGCCTGAGCTGGGAG GCTCGGCATCTTCCAAGAACGACGACCAAGAACCGTCGTCAGATCGGGGATCTATCAAATTCCTCCTCAATGGAGGCACGGACACTTTCACGGAGCACTGGAACCTTCCTCCCAGCAATGACCGACCCCGTACGCTCAACGATTATCAGAACTCAAAGAGCTTTGAGGAAGCCGACAGCTCCATCCTAGAATACTCCACAAAGGAAAATTACCTGGAATACACACCAACATACGTTGAACCAGACCCGTcagctctttctttcttccacgATACATTTCTCGACTTCTTTAATGGCCCGTTCGGAGATCCCCATAGGGCGTCAAATGACCCGTATACAAGCGGGATGGCGTATCAGTCCATGGCGCCCTCCACGCAAAGTTCCGATCTTAGATTGACTGGACAGCAGCCCGCTTACGAACATGAAGCTCCGTTTGCAAATGCCATGATACAGGCGATTTTGACGAAAGTTTGGTCCCTTCGCCTCGACGCTAAGACGCAGGAAGAGATCTCGGAAAAGCTGAACTTCTTACTGACACCGACCCGCATGCGGAAGTATATGGCATTGTACTTCAAGTACTGGCAGCCCAATTGTCCAATGATCCATGTTCCAACATTTGATCCAAGAACCGTGTCGCTGTCGCTTCTCACGTCGGTTTGCTTCATGGGTGCCAAGTATACTGAGGATAAGAGAGAACTAGACGCCGCGCAACGACTAGTCGACTTTGCGGAACTGTTTGTCTTCTCCAACGGAATTCTATCGGGCGAAAATGAGATCAGTTCGACATATTATGGGGTTCAAAATGTTGACGACGATCCTAGTTGCTGGGTTCAATTCCAGAATTTACAGGCTGCGTTCCTCATGGTGATATGTCAGTACTGGTCAGGAAGCCGTACGTCACGGAACCGAGCAATGGAGAATCGGTTTAGCGAAGTCATCAAG GTTGCGCGCAGAATGGGTCTACCCACATTTCAGCATGGGCCCGAGGAGCGTCTCCATGAGTATTTATGGATTCAGAGGGAGTGTCGTATACG CGCCATCAACTTAATCTCGCTTCTGGACTGTGCATTTTCGTTCTATTCAAACTATCCATGCCGTTTGTCTCATAACGAGATGGAGTGTGCGTTGCCTTGCGTGGAGTCCGTGTTTGAATCGGCGCATCCATTCCAGGAACCCAACTTCGAACTATCCCGAGATATAACCCTTTCCGAAGCTTTCCAAAAGTTAtttgaagaggaaagcaGCCGAGCCTCATCACCCTCCACGTCCGGCTCTACCGTTGCAGAAACCCTTGCCAAACTCACTATCCTGGACACGTTCATGTTGATTCACT TGCTTTACGCTTTCATCAACACGCACATGACACTTCTCGCTACTATATTGCCAAAGTCACGGGTCCCGCACTCCCAGCAGTTACGCAATTCGCGGGCCTCTAGTATTAACTCCGCGATACCTGAGGACTCTACACTTGCTTCCATACGCATAGCACTCTCTCGTTGGCACGACCACTGGACGAGGCTGCGCAGCACAACCTCCAGCCATGACTGGGCCGCCATGGGCTTTTACAAGAATGGCTACCATTTCTGGCTTGTGTCGCAGCTTCTGATTACCAAGAAAGAGAGTGTGGACGTGGTGATGCGCATGGAAGTGAAGTGTGAGGACAAGCTGGAGCAACTTAAAGTTCTGCTGAAGGACGACAACGAATGA
- a CDS encoding protocatechuate 3,4-dioxygenase beta subunit (extracellular dioxygenase, putative): MVQLASTLVAGLAGLASVVSAHPGHDVKAEAAERAAFLKNAPLRSRSLDQCATKLRARGQEQRNIARREHAVKNLRRSMGLESRSHFLKARDLDTALNTTHHSTQNVNLETDPNVLFASEATCILAPDVTQGPYYVSGELIRNDIKEDQEGVPLYLDIQLIDTNTCEPVPQVYLDFWHCNATGVYSGVVANGNGNSDDETNLDSTFLRGLQKTNKDGIVQFQTIFPGHYTGRATHIHVLTHPANETSVLPNGTITGLYDSKTSHVGQIFFDQDLISVVEETSPYSTNTQELTTNAVDSILAEEAENIDPFVEYVFLGDDVSEGIFGWISVGIDATEDTSVSAAAFYTEEGGVENENSGMGMGGGAPPSGSGVPSGAAPSGAAPSASASA; this comes from the exons ATGGTTCAACTCGCTTCCACCCTCGTCGCTGGTCTGGCTGGTCTTGCCAGCGTCGTCTCTGCCCACCCGGGTCACGACGTCAAGGCTGAGGCTGCCGAGCGCGCCGCTTTCCTGAAGAACGCTCCTCTCCGCTCTCGCAGCCTGGACCAGTGCGCTACCAAGCTGCGTGCCCGCGGCCAGGAGCAGCGCAACATCGCCCGTCGTGAACATGCCGTCAAGAACCTGCGCCGCAGCATGGGCCTGGAGTCCC GCTCCCACTTCCTCAAGGCCAGAGACCTCGACACCGCCCTCAACACCACCCACCACTCCACCCAGAATGTCAACCTCGAAACCGACCCCAACGTCCTCTTCGCCTCCGAGGCCACCTGTATCCTCGCTCCGGACGTCACCCAGGGACCCTACT ACGTCTCCGGCGAGCTGATCCGCAACGACATCAAGGAGGACCAGGAGGGTGTCCCCCTCTACCTGGACATCCAGCTCATCGACACCAACACCTGCGAGCCCGTTCCCCAGGTCTACCTTGACTTCTGGCACTGCAACGCCACC ggTGTCTACTCGGGTGTCGTCGCCAACGGAAACGGCAACAGCGATGACGAGACCAACCTCGACTCGACCTTCCTCCGCGGTCTCCAAAAGACCAACAAGGACGGTATCGTCCAGTTCCAGACTATCTTCCCCGGCCACTATACCGGCCGTGCTACCCACATCCACG TGCTCACCCACCCGGCCAACGAAACCTCCGTGCTGCCCAACGGAACCATCACCGGCCTGTACGACTCCAAGACCTCCCACGTGGGccagatcttcttcgaccaggACCTCATCTCCGTCGTCGAAGAAACCTCCCCTTACTCCACCAACACCCAGGAACTGACCACCAATGCTGTGGACTCCATCCTCGCCGAGGAGGCCGAAAACATCGACCCCTTCGTTGAGTACGTTTTCCTCGGTGACGATGTCTCTGAGGGTATCTTTGGTTGGATCTCTGTTGGTATTGATGCCACTGAGGATACCTCTGTTAGCGCTGCTGCGTTCTACACCGAGGagggtggtgttgagaaCGAGAACTCTGGCATGGGTATGGGCGGTGGTGCTCCCCCCAGTGGCTCTGGAGTTCCTTCCGGTGCTGCGCCTTCCGGTGCTGCGCCTTCCGCTAGCGCCTCTGCTTAG
- a CDS encoding putative extracellular exo-polygalacturonase (Probable exopolygalacturonase X), which translates to MKLTQATTLLLSLGLSLPVEGFSLSRTNAVGPKPPFRPLPASTPRNKTCQVQSNGDGTDDAPYILAALKQCNNGGKVVFAEDKEYTIGTALDMTFLKHVDLEILGKITFTPDTDYWQENSFKHTFQNATTFFNLGGTDVNVYGGGELNGNGQVWYDLYAEDALILRPILVGIIGLHGGTIGPLKLRYSPQWYQLVANSSDVLFDGIDISGYSSSENEAKNTDGWDTYRSSNIVIQNSVINNGDDCVSFKPNSTEILVQNLHCNGSHGISVGSLGQYQGEVDIVQNVLVYNISMYNASDMARIKVWPGISSAMSEDLQGGGGLGSVQNITYDKMYIENVDWAIEVTQCYGQKNQTLCNENPSNLTISDVYFNDLTGVTSGKNDPNVGTIICSSPDVCSGIHATNIDVKSPDGDSGFVCTNVDEEFLDVECASSS; encoded by the exons aTGAAGCTCACCCAAGCAAcaaccctcctcctctccctaGGCCTAAGCCTACCGGTAGAAGGCTTCTCCCTGTCTAGAACCAACGCAGTCGGGCCCAAACCACCATTCCGACCTCTCCCGGCTAGTACACCCCGGAACAAGACCTGCCAGGTCCAAAGCAACGGCGACGGAACAGACGATGCGCCGTACATCCTCGCCGCCCTGAAGCAATGCAACAACGGCGGCAAGGTCGTCTTCGCCGAAGACAAGGAGTACACGATTGGTACAGCCTTGGACATGACCTTCCTAAAGCACGTGGATCTGG AAATCCTCGGCAAAATCACCTTCACCCCAGACACAGATTACTGGCAAGAGAACTCCTTCAAACACACCTTCCAGAACGCAACCACCTTCTTCAACCTCGGCGGCACAGACGTCAACGTTTACGGCGGTGGTGAACTCAACGGTAACGGCCAGGTCTGGTACGACTTGTATGCAGAGGATGCGCTCATCCTGCGGCCCATTCTCGTCGGCATTATCGGACTGCACGGGGGTACGATCGGCCCGTTGAAGCTGCGGTATTCGCCGCAGTGGTATCAGCTTGTTGCCAATAGTTCGGATGTGCTGTTCGATGGCATTGATATTTCGGGGTATAGTAGTAGTGAGAATGAGGCGAAGAATACGGATGGAtg GGATACATATCGGTCGAGTAATATCGTTATCCAGAACTCGGTTATCAACAACGGTGATG ACTGCGTCTCCTTCAAACCAAACAGCACCGAGATCCTCGTCCAGAACCTCCACTGCAACGGTTCCCACGGTATCTCCGTGGGCTCACTGGGCCAATACCAAGGCGAAGTCGACATCGTGCAGAACGTCCTCGTCTACAACATCTCCATGTACAATGCCTCT gacatGGCCCGCATCAAGGTCTGGCCTGGTATTTCCAGCGCAATGTCCGAGGATCTCCAGGGTGGAGGCGGTCTCGGTAGCGTCCAGAACATCACCTACGACAAGATGTACATCGAGAACGTGGACTGGGCGATTGAGGTTACGCAGTGCTATGGACAGAAGAATCAGACGTTGTGCAATGAGAATCCG AGCAACCTTACGATTAGCGATGTCTACTTCAATGATCTCACCGGTGTCACATCTGGAAAGAATGATCCGAATGTGGGAACGATTATTTGTTCGAGTCCTGAT GTTTGCTCTGGTATTCATGCGACGAATATCGATGTTAAGAGTCCTGATGGGGACAGCGGTTTTGTTTGTACCAAT GTTGATGAGGAGTTCTTGGATGTTGAGTGTGCTTCATCCAGCTAG
- a CDS encoding UPF0041 domain protein, whose amino-acid sequence MSSRVGLRFFQNSRAAFRNAQHRFGAGRRFQTSDAAAAEPQSVFQRLWNSPVGVKTVHFWAPVMKWALVIAGISDLSRPAEKLSLTQNGALTATGAIWTRWCLIITPKNYLLAAVNFFLGCVGIVQVGRIYNYHRSLEQSPAEAVKSMEHEVIDSAKEVVAKSEAAVEKSA is encoded by the exons ATGTCTTCCCGTGTCGGtcttcgtttcttccagAACTCCCGCGCTGCTTTTCGCAATGCGCAGCATCGCTTTGGCGCCGGACGCCGCTTCCAGACCTCggatgccgccgccgccgagcCACAGAGCGTTTTCCAGCGTTTGTGGAACAGCCCCGTTGGTGTTAAGACGGTGCATTTCTG GGCCCCTGTCATGAAG TGGGCTCTGGTCATCGCCGGTATCTCCGATCTTAGCCGCCCCGCCGAGAAGCTGTCTTTGACTCAGAATGGTGCCCTGACGGCTACCGGAGCCATCTGGACCCGCTGGTGTTTGATCATCACCCCTAAGAACTATCT GCTTGCCGCTgtcaacttcttcctcggaTGTGTCGGTATCGTTCAGGTCGGTCGTATCTACAACTACCACCGTAGCCTGGAACAGTCGCCCGCCGAAGCCGTCAAGTCAATGGAACACGAAGTGATTGACTCGGCGAAGGAGGTCGTCGCTAAGTCCGAGGCTGCTGTTGAGAAGTCCGCATAA
- a CDS encoding FAD binding domain-containing protein, whose product MPVFTEYSAASRELRVLPSFAPPLPRLSSPFTRDDQAEKYEVVIVGAGPAGLMLDLLLARYGLSDDSLLCVDAKPGTLKSGQADGLQPRTLEVLKSLGVADEILNDGCHMEEVAFWNPSANKEEIIERTSIVPDVAVPARYQHEVTIHQGRIERILETDLLRYSKRGVQRNTKLLDARIDEAGDPEFPVIADLETDGQRRTVRAKHLVGADGAHSMVRRCMGLQLVGESLDHIWGVVDLVVDTDFPDIRRRCAIHSPAGSVMVIPRERIATGDYLTRLYVQVPEEAMPDQDQVPVNGTTTPKADARARRSKVTLESIFQYAEDAFKPFYIRPKENGAVDWWAAYQIGQRVSDNFTVKDSKGVNRVFIVGDACHTHSPKAGQGMNVSMMDSYNLAWKLAHSINGLTPDSAYPGKPDSLLDTYHVERHTIAQELIEFDRAFSSMFSGKIGSGEDGVEGLTHDQFLEVFSTGNGFTSGCGIEYPENLTVEKKLGQGIKSPEEDYWMYGLKDMPMGTGAICKMGTSAKSLTTLGTSVLPHFPASTLEQVVVHPRLDKTFTWRDVPQELKQHSEMRFHSGYEIDDIYAVYGVDPAQGALAVIRPDGYVGTIAALDDVTWTGPDDPDNPKNWPTKKKWGAVLIVSCFTFISPVMSSMVAPALQTMKTDFHIEDEVTSQLMLSVFVLAYAFGPLFLGPLSEIYGRVIVLQLANLFFLIFNIACGVSRTAAQMIVFRFLAGLGGSAPLAIGGGVLSDCFLPEERGKSIAIYSLAPLLGPAVGPIAGGFIAERTTWRWVFYATSIADGVIQVMGLFFLRETYAPKILRTRAKKLRRDTGDTSYETEAERQNKTLPEVLSTALVRPFRLLATQPIVQALAIYMAYVYGILYLMSSTFPALWTSPEYYNESTGIGGLNYISLGIGYCLGSQICARLNDLVYRRLKARNSGTGRPEFRTPLLAIAAILNPVGLFIYGWTAQTHCHWIAPNIGAMLLAMGNIVAMQCIQTYIVDAYTRFAASAMAAGSFLRSIAGFGFPLFAPYMYQALHYGWGNSLLAFISIVIGIPAPIFLWKYGERMRKMSTYAAG is encoded by the exons ATGCCTGTATTCACCGAATACTCTGCGGCGTCGCGAGAACTGCGTGTGCTTCCCTCGTTTGCCCCTCCATTGCCCCGCCTCTCGTCACCATTCACTCGTGACGACCAAGCAGAAAAATATGAAGTGGTCATTGTTGGCGCTGGTCCAGCGGGACTCATGCTGGACTTGCTCCTGGCACGATACGGACTCAGCGACGACTCGTTGCTCTGTGTTGATGCGAAGCCCGGAACTCTCAAATCAGGCCAAGCCGACGGTCTACAACCTCGCACGCTGGAAGTGTTGAAGTCCCTCGGAGTCGCAGACGAGATTCTTAATGACGGATGCCACATGGAAGAGGTTGCATTCTGGAACCCTTCCGCgaacaaagaagagataatcGAAAGAACATCGATAGTCCCCGACGTCGCTGTTCCGGCGCGGTACCAGCATGAAGTAACTATTCACCAAGGTCGAATTGAACGGATCCTAGAGACGGATCTACTGCGGTATTCGAAGCGTGGTGTCCAGCGTAATACTAAACTTCTTGATGCCAGGATCGATGAAGCTGGAGATCCTGAATTCCCTGTTATTGCTGATCTAGAAACGGATGGACAGCGCAGAACCGTGCGCGCGAAGCACCTGGTTGGTGCTGATGGAGCGCATTCAATGGTTCGCCGTTGCATGGGGTTGCAACTGGTGGGTGAGTCATTAGACCACATCTGGGGTGTGGTTGATTTGGTCGTGGATACGGATTTCCCGGACATCAGGAGACGGTGTGCCATTCATTCACCAGCGGGCTCAGTGATGGTCATCCCGCGTGAGCGCATTGCTACTGGTGACTATTTGACTCGTCTTTATGTCCAGGTGCCGGAGGAAGCTATGCCGGACCAGGACCAGGTTCCTGTCAATGGGACCACCACTCCAAAGGCTGATGCTCGGGCTCGGAGAAGCAAGGTTACGTTAGAAAGCATTTTCCAATATGCAGAGGATGCGTTCAAGCCATTCTATATTCGACCGAAAGAGAATGGGGCCGTAGACTGGTGGGCCGCGTACCAGATCGGCCAGCGCGTATCGGATAACTTTACAGTCAAGGACTCCAAGGGAGTTAACCGGGTGTTCATTGTAGGGGACG CGTGCCATACTCACAGTCCTAAG GCTGGACAAGGAATGAACGTTTCCATGATGGACTCATACAACTTGGCGTGGAAACTAGCCCATTCCATCAATGGCCTCACCCCAGATTCTGCATACCCTGGAAAACCTGATTCACTTTTGGACACGTATCATGTCGAACGCCACACCATTGCGCAGGAACTCATTGAATTCGACCGTGCGTTTTCGTCCATGTTCTCAGGCAAGATAGGGTCTGGAGAGGATGGCGTGGAAGGTCTAACCCACGACCAATTCCTTGAGGTCTTCAGCACTGGAAATGGTTTTACCAGTGGATGTGGCATCGAATACCCAGAAAACTTGAccgtggagaagaagctagGACAAGGTATCAAGAGTCCG GAAGAAGACTATTGGATGTACGGCTTAAAAGACATGCCGATGGGAACCGGCGCCATCTGCAAGATG GGAACCTCTGCTAAGTCATTGACTACCCTGGGAACCTCTGTTCTCCCACACTTCCCAGCCTCCACTCTTGAGCAGGTGGTTGTTCACCCTCGTCTTGACAAGACCTTCACATGGCGCGATGTGCCTCAGGAGCTTAAGCAGCACTCCGAGATGCGCTTTCACAGCGGCTATGAAATTGATGACATTTATGCGGTCTACGGCGTGGACCCAGCCCAGGGAGCCTTGGCCGTGATTCGGCCTGATGGATATGTCGGAACGATTGCAGCGTTAGACGAT GTTACATGGACTGGCCCTGACGACCCTGACAACCCCAAAAATTGgccaacgaagaagaaatgggGAGCTGTTTTGATTGTGTCCTGTTTTACGTTCATCTCCCCGGTGATGTCATCTATGGTGGCACCCGCATTACAAACCATGAAAACCGACTTTCatattgaagatgaagtgaCTTCCCAACTCATGCTGTCCGTTTTCGTCCTGGCTTATGCATTTGGCCCGCTATTCCTTGGGCCGCTATCGGAGATCTACGGCAGAGTCATTGTCTTACAGCTTGCGAATCTATTTTTCCTTATATTCAACATCGCCTGTGGTGTATCCCGAACCGCGGCACAGATGATTGTCTTTCGCTTTTTGGCTGGACTAGGTGGCAGTGCTCCTTTAGCG ATAGGCGGTGGTGTCCTCTCAGATTGCTTTCTACCGGAGGAACGCGGTAAAAGTATTGCTATCTATAGCTTAGCACCTCTGCTTGGCCCAGCTGTTGGTCCGATTGCCGGTGGCTTCATCGCTGAAAGGACGACATGGAGATGGGTATTCTACGCCACGTCCATTGCTGATGGGGTCATCCAAGTCATgggtcttttcttcttgcgcGAGACATATGCCCCTAAGATCCTCAGGACACGAGCGAAAAAGCTCCGCAGAGACACAGGAGACACCTCCTACGAGACCGAAGCTGAGCGACAGAATAAGACTTTACCTGAGGTTCTTAGCACAGCGCTTGTTCGTCCGTTCCGCCTTCTCGCAACACAGCCCATCGTCCAAGCACTTGCGATATACATGGCCTACGTATATGGTATCTTATATTTGATGTCATCGACATTTCCGGCTCTATGGACCAGCCCGGAATATTACAATGAGTCCACAGGCATTGGGGGTCTGAATTACATATCCCTTGGCATAGGGTATTGCCTGGGCTCCCAGATCTGTGCACGACTCAATGACCTCGTCTATCGCCGTCTCAAAGCCCGCAACAGTGGTACAGGAAGGCCAGAATTCCGCACCCCGCTACTAGCTATTGCCGCTATCCTCAACCCTGTCGGCCTTTTCATCTACGGCTGGACCGCACAAACCCACTGCCACTGGATTGCCCCGAATATCGGTGCTATGCTCCTGGCTATGGGAAACATAGTTGCCATGCAGTGTATCCAGACCTATATCGTGGATGCCTACACGCGGTTCGCGGCTAGTGCGATGGCTGCTGGTTCGTTCTTACGTTCTATTGCAGGATTTGGGTTTCCACTTTTCGCGCCGTATATGTATCAGGCGTTGCATTATGGGTGGGGGAATAGTTTGTTGGCTTTCATATCGATCGTCATTGGTATCCCAGCACCGATTTTCTTGTGGAAGTACGGGGAGAgaatgaggaagatgagtaCCTATGCTGCGGGTTAA
- a CDS encoding NADH-ubiquinone oxidoreductase 105 kDa subunit (NADH-ubiquinone oxidoreductase subunit), protein MSGKYVFTKGLKELRFLFCQTSEHSAPTRSFLQRAYPTMKKHNPHVPILMREASGTQPKVYARYAFGKEKLEPLNGLSDAQIEEKLTKLVKESS, encoded by the exons ATGTCCGGCAAATACGTTTTCACCAAGGGTCTGAAGGAGCTgcgcttccttttctgtcaGACTTCAGAGCACAGCGCTCCTACAAG ATCCTTCCTGCAGCGCGCATATCCCACCATGAAGAAGCACAACCCTCACGTCCCCATTCTGATGCGCGAGGCCAGCGGTACTCAGCCTAAGGTGTACGCCAGATACG CGTTTGGCAAGGAAAAACTCGAGCCATTGAATG GCTTGTCGGATGCACAGATCGAAGAAAAACTTACCAAGCTCGTGAAGGAGTCGTCATAG
- a CDS encoding putative flavin-binding monooxygenase — translation MLRLLAQAAGVETTQKKPQSANRCFVEPRSVDESRALRVVIIGSGISGIISSIRFRQRIPNVDLCVYEKNPDIGGTWYENRYPGCACDIPAHTYQATFEPNKEWSAFYASSPEIHRYWKRVAHKYDCMKYVKLQHEVRGAVWDEQKSKWQLQIKDLNGGSTFSDQCDVLISATGALNNWKWPNIPGLHDFKGKLLHSAAWDESYDYSGKKVAVIGNGSSGIQIVPAMLPKVAHLDHYIRGRTWIAPTFAREEIDKRNVEIENFSFTPEEIETFKKDHKAYQQFRKDSEIELELQSVHGTTILGTPEQVEARDVFLENMKRRLSRKPELLSGLVPSFPPACRRLTPGPGYLEALTDDNVSIISSTIVQVDADGIITADGTHHPTDVIVCATGFDTTFAPRFPITGRGGISLADRWQKTPETYLSMMVDGFPNYFISLGPNSALGEGNLLLLIEKAIDYFTFCVQKMQRDNIRAIAVKKEAVDRFTRYCDQYFAQTVFGQKCRSWYKGGAEDGRVTALWPG, via the exons ATGTTACGTCTACTGGCTCAAGCTGCTGGCGTTGAGACTACTCAGAAAAAGCCGCAGTCAGCTAACAGATGCTTCGTTGAACCGCGCTCGGTTGACGAAAGTCGTGCTCTAAGGGTAGTCATAATTGGATCAGGCATTTCCGGGATCATCTCTTCCATTCGATTCAGACAACGTATTCCCAACGTGGACCTCTGTGTCTATGAGAAAAATCCGGACATCGGAGGGACCTGGTATGAAAACAGATACCCGGGCTGTGCATGCG ATATCCCCGCCCACACCTATCAAGCTACGTTTGAACCAAATAAGGAGTGGTCGGCCTTCTATGCTTCATCCCCAGAGATCCATCGATACTGGAAACGGGTGGCACACAAGTATGACTGCATGAAGTATGTCAAGCTCCAGCATGAAGTCAGAGGGGCCGTGTGGGATGAGCAAAAAAGCAAGTGGCAGTTGCAG attaaagaCCTCAACGGCGGCTCAACATTCTCAGACCAGTGCGATGTGCTTATCTCAGCCACCGGGGCTCTAAACAATTGGAAGTGGCCCAACATCCCTGGCCTTCATGACTTCAAAGGAAAGCTTTTGCACAGTGCTGCTTGGGACGAGAGCTATGACTATAGC GGTAAGAAAGTCGCGGTAATTGGGAACGGCTCTAGTGGGATTCAGATTGTCCCTGCAATGTTACCAAAAGTCGCACATCTTGACCATTATATAAGAGGCCGGACATGGATCGCGCCTACGTTTGCTCGTGAGGAGATCGATAAACGGAACGTCGAAATAGAGAACT TCTCCTTCACTCCGGAAGAAATCGAGACATTCAAGAAGGACCATAAAGCATACCAACAATTTCGCAAAG ACTCAGAGATTGAACTCGAACTGCAATCCGTCCATGGCACCACTATTCTAGGTACACCGGAGCAAGTTGAAGCCAGGGATGTGTTTCTGGAGAACATGAAGCGGCGACTATCAAGAAAACCGGAGCTTTTAAGTGGCTTGGTGCCATCTTTCCCGCCTGCCTGCCGCCGCTTGACACCCGGACCTGGCTACCTAGAAGCCTTGACCGACGACAATGTGAGCATCATCAGCAGCACTATTGTCCAAGTGGATGCCGATGGGATCATCACAGCCGACGGAACACATCATCCCACGGATGTTATTGTTTGTGCCACCGGGTTCGACACTACATTTGCACCGCGATTCCCCATTACGGGACGTGGGGGCATATCCCTGGCAGACCGCTGGCAGAAGACTCCAGAGACATATCTCTCGATGATGGTTGATGGTTTCCCCAACTACTTTATCAGTCTGGGGCCCAACTCAGCACTCGGCGAAGGCAACCTCTTGCTCCTCATTGAGAAGGCAATAGATTATTTCACGTTTTGTGTCCAAAAAATGCAACGAGACAATATTCGGGCAATAGCGGTAAAGAAAGAGGCGGTCGATCGGTTCACGCGATATTGCGATCAATACTTCGCCCAAACAGTTTTCGGACAGAAGTGTCGCAGCTGGTACAAAGGGGGAGCCGAGGATGGTAGGGTGACAGCTCTGTGGCCTGGTTAG